CATCCTTAACTTAGAGATTTGGTTTTAATacttataaaatctgaaaagtagattcctcggaagcatcgagaacaaggcaaacagtgaaaatttcagacttggtttgattgagtctgttcataagcagtaatggaaaatgcaacacagcctacacccactagcaccggcttaagcagaattcatgCTTCGAATCTAAATAAGTTGAATCAGTCATCCTGAAAGAccatttaaaatgttgaaatataagaCTAATTGTTAATCGATTACAATGtattagcttaatcaactgtaaAGATCCAATTTCGAACAACTgtgtctttgtgttttcgttaaAGTATAATGTATCTAAAGTTTGATTTATTcgtaattaatttttcttttatgttgcATGGTACATTAGTTATTTTACCTGGGATCAAAGGTATGTATTTCGCATCTGTGGGATTTCCAAAtagcattttcaaaagcaaatTTAAACTGAGagctgaaatgaaaaatatagatTGTTTTGAAAACTTCGTTTGATATCTATGAAATAAATTCCGGGTAATATTTCATACCGTAATGaccaaacaaaaaagaagaaagcaaacGTAGCAGAATTTTGGTTTTGTAAGTTTTACattcaaattgatatttttctcaacaattcaataataataataataacctgATTGTGCTATGAAGATAGCATACAAAGACATCATCTATGCTTTTAAATACGCCATTTATTAACAGCCTTCATACTTGAAAGAACATAATGTATGTGTAACGacacatagaaaaacaaaaattactaTGTTGGTGCAtttgttactgtatttttaatatgttttaacgaaacttttttttaaataaaagtattctttgaaaaataagaatttcaatattttcaagtgaaattaatATTGTTAAAACCGTTATCTTTAGACACAAAGAAGTACTAGTagttatgttacatataaaaaggtcattttcaaagGCAGCCAATgtggaagccattttgaaaatcgcTGTTTAGCGATTAGCGACACCTTAAGGTGTGCTCGAGATAAGTCTCCGTGATCTATTTTTGGGGAACACATTAAcatctttcagaaaatttttaatgACAGGGGTCTTAGCTACCAATATTGTGTACAGCTCACATGCTAAAAGTAACCGTTCATCGACACAAAAAACTTACCCAAAGGAATATACAAGGCatctattttgcattttgttaaaataatccAAACAAATGTTCTTTCCTAACGTATTCCCAGGTCCCGCTCTGCTCACGTTACAACATTTTATCTGTTTAGTTAAGATGCATCTGAAATCATcatcaaaaaatacaaaaatacaaattgcCGAAGAATTCAGGTTGtggactagattttatcaattcCGTTTTCACTACATATATTCTCTTTCATAACACGTATTCGGCTATGTATATTGTAGAATAGTTTCTTGAACAAGTATTGCAGAAACGGTTTCTGTATCGCTCTTATCAAGTTATTAGTTATAATTCTAAATAAATTCAACTGTGACTATTGGTATTTATCCCTCAATataaacttttactaaaataataatataattaccTAGAAAATGTAAGATACATAGCTTCGGTATCCATTTTATCAATCACGTTGGAATTCGGTAATTCACCATGTTCACTCAGGTTGCAAAATGTTGCATTTACTCTAACTACTTCCGGTTTCGCTCCAAATTGATCAGTGTTCAGCTGTTGAAAACAATTTACAGTTAAAagagtattttaagtttgaaaactaGCTGCTAAAGTATTGGTAGTCTCCTAGAATGAATCTAAGCAAATTTTAGACTTAAAAGATGCTTTCTCTAAATTTATCATATAGCTATACATGCACGTGTAAGAAATCAAGAATAAAATCGCGTAATAATTCCACTGCAAGACTCAAATAAGTCTTATAGAACGTCGATGTGTGACCTTCGTAAGAAAAGGACGAATAAAGAGAACTGACTTGTTATTCATGTTATTCATGCTAGAGAAATGGTCAATACTGTTTTACCTGATAATGTTTATCCACAATGATTATTCTATATCTCCATAAGGTGTCTTATTTCTTTTCGAATAATTACCAAATATAtgaatgttttatgaaaagaatttGCATTGTGTGAATGAGGATGGCACTTCAATAAGTTAAGTAAATGAAGTCTCATTCCTTAAAACACATAACATTTAGCACATGGAGTGAAAAAGAGTAGTGTACTGAAATGTTTCAAATGTTGAAAACAAGTTCTAAGTAGAACCTACGTCAGGTTGAacagatcaaataatctgtaataaaatCAATTTCTTTCTTCAATCTGTCACTGACATTTTCTTAGAAAACAAGCTAATCTAAAATATTAGAGTCAGTTATAGaagatattgtaactttttcaagaaagtgctattaaaAAGGATTTTATGGCAGACATATTTGTTTTGAAGGACCCTAACGACTGATGTTAGTCTACATACGTGTTCTGTAAGTTCAAATCTAGTTTATTAGACcacatcataattatgttaattaCGCTAGTTCTGCATGCTCTGATCTCTTTTGGCACaattgatatgagccgtgccatgagaaaaccaacatagtgggtttgcgaccagcatggatccagaccagcctgcgcatccgcgcagtctggtcaggatccatgctgttcgcttttaaagtctactgcaattagagaaaccgttagcgagcagcatggatcctgaccagactgcgcagatgcgcatgctggtctggatccatgctggtcgcaaagccactatgttggttttcccatggcacggctcaattataattattgtaaaaatgtcaTTGACAATATTTCCTTCGTAAAATAACAATGTTCTGGAACATACATTGACTGCTCATACTCCAAACATTTTAGAGAATCGACTGGCagagattacttttatttacattgtcccgtgactttggaataTAGTGAGGGTAAAAGTGAGactgggtgcgcaccataaaccggttcaaACTTTCCAGTGGTGTTGTTGCAGGCGTTACCACACTATGtccctttatttgttcgtttaacatgaaaaagtttttaaaatcagctATAATTCAGCAATTGTAATAACGCTTGAACATATTTctagaggaaatttacaatgtGTTTATGGCTTTACTTCTTTCAAttctagagaaaaatcaaacatctggtacaAGTAAATTGAACAAGTTAGTTTAGGGAGGCATGTACAGATGGTACAAGATGCTCCTCACCCCAGAATCGCCTTTTGTAAGTGTGTTGAGATTAGAGGGATTTCTTCAAAATTATCAGTGagattttgaagaaagaaataaactttattatagATAACTTGGTCTCAACAGGCTGTCAGTTTAGCCTgataataatatatcatattgatGAAAGTGTGATTATAATTTCATGTCACATTGGAGTTCATAGTTTGACCGGAATGAGTCTGTGTCATTGAAATATCTGTATATTTAGAACATGATAAATGTGTAAgggttaaataatatataataatacaatg
This DNA window, taken from Mercenaria mercenaria strain notata chromosome 19, MADL_Memer_1, whole genome shotgun sequence, encodes the following:
- the LOC123542242 gene encoding uncharacterized protein LOC123542242 isoform X1 translates to MLTESILKCNFKYVYICGLLSVIITVMILMTNGYMPSNMLLNTDQFGAKPEVVRVNATFCNLSEHGELPNSNVIDKMDTEAMYLTFSRCILTKQIKCCNVSRAGPGNTLGKNICLDYFNKMQNRCLVYSFGSQFKFAFENAIWKSHRCEIHTFDPSLSTEGVRIPSAVNFHLIGLSNTDTTFSAPAGFRGEKKWRMQSLSSIRKSLKHKDLLMF
- the LOC123542242 gene encoding uncharacterized protein LOC123542242 isoform X2, which encodes MLTKDITKCNFKYVYMCGLLPVIITVMILMTNGYMPSNMLLNTDQFGAKPEVVRVNATFCNLSEHGELPNSNVIDKMDTEAMYLTFSRCILTKQIKCCNVSRAGPGNTLGKNICLDYFNKMQNRCLVYSFGSQFKFAFENAIWKSHRCEIHTFDPSLSTEGVRIPSAVNFHLIGLSNTDTTFSAPAGFRGEKKWRMQSLSSIRKSLKHKDLLMF
- the LOC123542242 gene encoding uncharacterized protein LOC123542242 isoform X3 — its product is MLTESILKCNFKYVYICGLLSVIITVMILMTNGYMPSNMLLNTDQFGAKPEVVRVNATFCNLSEHGELPNSNVIDKMDTEAMYLTFSRCILTKQIKCCNVSRAGPGNTLGKNICLDYFNKMQNRCLVYSFGSQFKFAFENAIWKSHRCEIHTFDPSLSTEGVRIPSAVNFHLIGLSNTDTTFSAPAGFREIY